In the genome of Flavobacterium panacagri, one region contains:
- a CDS encoding T9SS type B sorting domain-containing protein — translation MRAALLLLLLFCSAISSSQGIIVDTTSLGIPELVRTELMQNGCSNESNFKFSSRQGIGKFTSTNPNFPISSGIIIRNGMAKYTEGSYTGNNESSKLNNATDSDLQQISDSNGQVVPVTDVSFLQFDFTPLSSNFSFDFLFASNEYGEFQCGFSDVFAFILTDLTTGISTNLAVVPGTTTPVSVKNIRDQQYNSSCLSANANLFDRYNVANPAESAINMRGETKVLTASSTVIPNRTYRIKLAIGDYNDSNYDSAVFIKGGSFMTTMDLGPDRIICQGEKITLKSDLAGNFNYVWTLNGAVIPNETSNSLTVDKAGTYGVTATLSGCVVKDEVVINDLIIKTPKNLTACYSTIGTYQYDLTQNNLTELGIDPAKYSIYYFDSLASANANEPIIPENQLKSYVSSGNQTIYIKVVPVNDKTFFCDNFISFNLLVTDPINVIKPPDLNACDTVSKNVTVDLTVQEPIILNGLNSSQYRIRYYQSETDANLARNNIADPKVFTTSLSQSPKTIWVRIENISNSVCYTTLNFNVIVHPLPIVDKIPNVIACESYTLPPITNGEYNTSTNGTGTKLDPGYIVTKSGTYYIYKGPTTNSCTNESSFNVTLIYEIGFKKEACGQYTVPRVPAGGFFTQSGGRGDVIPEGTVFTASQTIYYYAVINGAVCRDIPVPFTVYPLPEIDKPANVVTCDSYTLPPLTNGNYFTVSGGLGKALKAGDKITSSQTIFVFANDGRCTNEHSFKIDIVNSPVFVPISRCGSFTLPAIAIGGYYESPGGQGKTIPAGTVITNSQTVYYYAATTTSPNCTENLKYVITIKPLPPVDTPANRLECARYVLPPLVNGNYFTKPNGGGTRLKAGDIITTTQTIYVYSVGPECTNEHSFTVQIKPLPAVDSFTDVVTCNDFKLPKLKNGKYYTATGGPHGLGTQLTEGTAINTTQTIYIYNEWADFTSCSNETFFKVNYLGIDVGSFSNINVCDSYTLPPLILGNYYSQPGGKGSIIPAGTILKTSQTIYVYAVSGTRLTCVSEKSFSVTISPTPVLTNTPDVAICESYTLPPLAVGNYYSGPNATGTLFTAGQKINTSQRLYIYASSPTNPNCFAQDDFFVTIYPLKNFSLQNGIICVDYQTGALLNPVVLNSRINSSDYTIEWYFNNNKMGTGPTYTATQEGIYTVVPVKNIPDVGNDCGYNPATLTVEKSSPAIATVTVSDEFEDDIDITVNLTNGFGIYEYQLDDGDFQTSNIFKDVDSGEHAITIRDIKANCDNLILFAKVLKYPKFFTPNNDGYHDTWNIPDLADQPDAVITIYDRYGKFIKMIKPSGAGWDGNFNGSPLPSSDYWFQVTYTQNGVVQEFKAHFSMKR, via the coding sequence ATGAGAGCGGCTCTACTTCTACTTTTATTATTTTGTTCGGCTATATCTTCATCACAAGGAATCATAGTCGATACTACAAGCTTGGGTATTCCTGAACTGGTACGAACAGAATTAATGCAGAATGGCTGTTCAAACGAAAGTAATTTTAAATTCTCCTCGCGTCAGGGAATCGGTAAATTCACAAGTACTAATCCAAACTTTCCTATTTCCAGCGGTATCATTATACGAAACGGAATGGCCAAATATACCGAAGGATCCTATACCGGCAATAACGAAAGCAGTAAACTGAATAATGCTACCGATAGCGATTTACAGCAAATCAGTGATAGCAACGGACAAGTTGTACCTGTTACAGATGTCAGCTTTCTTCAATTTGATTTTACGCCTTTATCAAGCAATTTTAGTTTTGATTTTCTGTTCGCCTCAAATGAATACGGTGAATTTCAATGCGGATTTAGCGATGTATTTGCTTTTATATTAACTGATTTAACAACCGGAATTTCTACAAATCTTGCTGTAGTACCAGGGACAACAACTCCAGTTTCGGTCAAAAATATTAGAGACCAGCAGTATAATTCGTCCTGTTTATCTGCCAATGCAAATTTATTTGACCGTTATAATGTTGCCAATCCAGCTGAGTCTGCTATCAATATGAGAGGTGAGACCAAAGTTTTAACTGCTTCTTCAACTGTAATTCCAAACAGAACTTATCGCATAAAATTGGCTATTGGCGATTATAACGACAGCAATTACGATTCAGCAGTTTTTATAAAAGGAGGCAGTTTTATGACTACCATGGATTTAGGCCCCGACAGAATTATTTGCCAAGGCGAAAAAATCACACTTAAATCTGATCTCGCAGGAAATTTCAATTATGTCTGGACGCTAAACGGAGCAGTAATTCCAAACGAAACCAGCAATTCTTTGACAGTCGATAAAGCCGGAACTTATGGAGTTACTGCAACTCTTTCTGGCTGTGTGGTTAAGGATGAAGTTGTAATTAATGATTTGATTATTAAAACTCCTAAAAACTTAACTGCTTGTTATAGTACAATTGGCACTTATCAATATGATTTGACTCAGAACAATTTAACTGAATTAGGCATCGATCCCGCTAAATATTCGATTTATTATTTTGATTCTTTAGCTTCCGCTAATGCCAACGAACCAATTATCCCTGAAAATCAGTTAAAATCTTATGTTAGTTCTGGCAATCAAACTATATATATAAAAGTGGTACCTGTTAATGATAAAACCTTCTTTTGTGATAATTTCATTTCATTTAATTTATTAGTAACAGATCCGATCAATGTGATAAAACCACCAGACTTAAATGCTTGTGATACTGTTTCAAAAAATGTAACCGTCGATTTAACTGTTCAGGAACCAATCATCTTAAACGGATTAAATTCTTCCCAATACAGAATCAGATATTATCAAAGCGAAACTGATGCAAATCTAGCCCGAAACAATATTGCAGATCCTAAAGTTTTCACTACGTCATTATCACAATCACCGAAAACGATCTGGGTGCGTATTGAAAATATTTCCAATTCCGTTTGTTATACAACATTAAATTTCAATGTAATTGTTCATCCGTTGCCGATTGTAGATAAAATTCCAAATGTAATTGCCTGCGAGAGCTATACCCTTCCACCAATTACAAATGGCGAATACAACACCTCAACAAATGGAACGGGAACTAAACTTGATCCAGGATATATCGTTACCAAAAGCGGCACTTACTATATCTACAAAGGCCCTACTACAAACAGCTGTACCAACGAAAGCAGTTTTAATGTAACGCTGATTTATGAAATTGGTTTTAAAAAAGAAGCTTGTGGACAATATACCGTGCCACGAGTACCTGCGGGCGGTTTTTTCACGCAGTCTGGAGGACGTGGCGATGTTATTCCCGAAGGAACGGTTTTTACAGCAAGTCAGACTATTTATTATTATGCTGTAATTAATGGGGCTGTATGTCGAGATATTCCAGTTCCTTTTACCGTTTATCCGCTGCCCGAAATAGACAAACCTGCGAATGTTGTTACCTGTGATTCATATACATTACCTCCTTTGACAAACGGAAATTATTTTACAGTATCAGGCGGTTTAGGCAAAGCTTTGAAAGCGGGAGATAAAATAACTTCCAGTCAGACGATATTTGTTTTTGCAAATGACGGAAGATGCACCAATGAGCATTCTTTTAAAATTGATATCGTAAATTCTCCCGTTTTTGTTCCAATCTCAAGATGCGGCAGTTTTACTTTACCTGCAATTGCTATTGGCGGTTATTATGAAAGTCCGGGAGGGCAAGGCAAAACTATTCCAGCCGGAACTGTTATTACCAACTCACAAACTGTGTATTATTATGCGGCAACAACTACTTCACCCAATTGTACCGAAAATCTTAAATATGTAATTACCATAAAACCGCTTCCGCCAGTAGACACTCCTGCAAATAGACTCGAATGTGCACGTTACGTTTTACCGCCATTAGTAAATGGAAACTATTTTACAAAACCCAACGGCGGAGGAACACGATTAAAAGCAGGTGACATTATAACTACAACACAAACTATCTATGTTTATTCAGTTGGGCCTGAATGTACAAACGAACATAGTTTTACTGTTCAAATAAAACCTCTTCCAGCAGTTGACAGTTTTACAGACGTAGTAACCTGCAATGATTTTAAACTTCCAAAACTTAAAAATGGAAAATATTATACTGCTACGGGAGGCCCGCATGGTTTAGGAACACAATTAACAGAAGGAACAGCCATCAATACCACACAGACTATTTATATTTATAACGAATGGGCCGATTTTACTTCCTGCAGTAATGAAACTTTTTTTAAAGTAAATTATCTAGGGATAGATGTTGGCAGTTTCAGCAACATAAATGTTTGTGACAGTTATACTTTACCTCCGCTGATATTGGGAAATTATTATTCACAACCAGGCGGAAAAGGTTCAATTATTCCAGCAGGAACTATACTAAAAACCTCCCAGACCATTTATGTTTATGCTGTTTCAGGCACACGCCTAACCTGTGTGAGCGAAAAGAGTTTTTCAGTTACTATTTCTCCAACTCCCGTGTTGACTAATACTCCTGATGTTGCCATTTGTGAAAGTTATACTTTACCTCCTCTAGCAGTTGGAAATTATTACAGCGGCCCCAATGCTACAGGAACCTTATTTACTGCCGGTCAAAAAATAAATACTAGCCAGAGATTGTATATCTATGCGTCATCGCCTACAAATCCTAACTGTTTTGCTCAGGATGATTTTTTTGTTACAATTTATCCTTTAAAAAATTTCTCATTGCAAAACGGAATCATTTGCGTCGATTATCAAACTGGAGCATTATTAAATCCTGTGGTATTGAATTCCAGAATTAATTCATCAGACTATACTATTGAATGGTATTTTAATAACAACAAAATGGGTACTGGACCAACATATACTGCAACTCAAGAAGGTATTTATACCGTTGTCCCCGTCAAAAACATACCAGATGTTGGTAACGACTGCGGTTATAATCCAGCCACTTTAACCGTCGAAAAATCAAGTCCGGCAATTGCAACCGTAACAGTTTCGGATGAATTTGAGGATGATATAGATATTACCGTAAACCTAACAAATGGTTTTGGAATCTATGAATACCAGCTGGATGATGGTGATTTTCAAACCAGTAATATATTTAAGGATGTAGATTCAGGAGAACACGCTATCACAATAAGAGATATCAAAGCAAATTGTGACAATCTTATTTTATTTGCCAAAGTGCTTAAATATCCTAAGTTTTTTACTCCAAACAATGATGGTTACCATGACACTTGGAACATTCCCGATCTTGCAGATCAGCCAGATGCCGTCATTACTATTTATGATCGCTATGGTAAATTCATCAAAATGATTAAGCCTTCTGGCGCAGGCTGGGACGGCAATTTCAACGGCAGTCCGCTTCCTTCTTCTGATTATTGGTTTCAGGTTACTTATACTCAAAATGGCGTGGTTCAAGAATTCAAAGCACATTTTAGTATGAAGCGATAA
- the thiL gene encoding thiamine-phosphate kinase translates to MIEDKNPQRTSIAQLGEFGLIDHLTKNFDVTQESTLKSIGDDAAVLDFKDKKVVVSTDLLIEGVHFDLAYMPLKHLGYKAVVVNVSDICAMNAKPTQITVSVAVSNRFPLEALEELFDGIAHAAKEYKVDVIGGDTTSSQKGLIISITAIGEADEKELVYRNGAQKTDLLVVTGDIGAAYMGLQVLEREKQVFQVNPNNQPDLDPYTYLVERQLKPEARKDVRTLLHALDIKPTAMIDISDGLSSEIIHICKQSKVGCNLYEDKLPLDPQFISACEEFNIDSTTVAINGGEDYELLFTIDINDFDKIKGNPNFSVIGHMTEENEGIHLVTRANTKIALKARGWDALTE, encoded by the coding sequence ATGATAGAAGATAAAAATCCGCAGCGAACCAGCATAGCTCAATTAGGCGAATTCGGTTTAATAGACCATTTAACCAAAAACTTTGATGTTACTCAGGAATCTACTTTAAAAAGTATAGGCGATGATGCTGCTGTTCTTGATTTTAAAGACAAAAAAGTAGTTGTTTCTACTGATTTATTGATAGAAGGAGTTCATTTCGATTTGGCTTATATGCCGTTAAAACATTTAGGATACAAAGCTGTTGTCGTAAACGTTTCTGATATCTGTGCTATGAATGCGAAGCCAACACAAATTACGGTTTCAGTAGCGGTTTCAAATCGTTTTCCACTTGAAGCACTAGAAGAGTTGTTTGATGGAATCGCGCACGCTGCAAAAGAATATAAAGTAGATGTAATTGGCGGTGATACTACCTCATCTCAAAAAGGCTTAATTATCAGTATTACTGCAATTGGTGAAGCTGATGAAAAGGAGTTGGTTTACCGAAATGGAGCACAAAAAACCGATCTCTTGGTTGTAACTGGAGATATCGGTGCCGCTTACATGGGATTACAGGTTTTAGAACGCGAAAAACAAGTCTTCCAAGTTAATCCAAACAATCAGCCAGATTTAGATCCTTATACTTATTTAGTAGAACGCCAGCTGAAACCAGAAGCAAGAAAAGATGTTAGAACTTTGCTCCATGCTTTAGACATTAAACCAACTGCAATGATTGATATTTCAGACGGATTATCTTCTGAAATTATTCACATCTGCAAACAATCAAAAGTGGGTTGTAATTTATATGAAGACAAACTGCCTTTAGATCCGCAGTTTATTTCTGCTTGTGAAGAATTTAATATCGACAGCACAACTGTTGCCATTAACGGCGGAGAAGATTATGAGCTTCTATTTACAATTGACATCAATGATTTTGACAAAATAAAAGGAAATCCGAATTTCTCTGTTATTGGTCACATGACAGAAGAAAATGAAGGAATACATCTTGTAACACGTGCCAATACCAAAATTGCTTTAAAAGCACGTGGGTGGGACGCTTTGACTGAGTAG
- a CDS encoding response regulator, with product MTFDLTAPVPQLVKKNILIVDDHPFIIEGYKNAITRYNPKQYEFFIAQAHDCKSGYDIIENDNTPVFDIAFLDISMPPYEEKEIFSGEDLAKLLSKKMPSCKIILLTMYTELLKIKTIIRSIQPNGLIIKNDLTFDELLLAFDKVMKNEKYYSQSVVKMLNQTTHNAIEIDQYDKQILVHLSKRAAINEMLQNIPISINAIEKRKAHLKELLKIRSGSDDDLVREAKSKGLF from the coding sequence ATGACATTTGATTTAACAGCTCCAGTTCCGCAATTAGTTAAAAAGAATATTTTAATAGTAGATGACCATCCATTTATTATTGAAGGATATAAAAACGCTATAACTCGTTATAATCCAAAGCAATATGAGTTTTTTATTGCACAAGCGCACGATTGTAAATCAGGATATGATATAATAGAAAATGATAACACGCCGGTATTTGATATTGCTTTTTTAGATATCAGTATGCCTCCTTATGAGGAAAAAGAGATTTTTTCTGGCGAAGATTTAGCAAAGCTCTTGTCAAAGAAAATGCCTTCCTGCAAGATTATTTTATTGACGATGTATACTGAATTGTTAAAAATTAAAACGATAATCAGAAGCATTCAGCCCAATGGATTAATCATTAAAAATGACCTTACTTTTGACGAATTGCTATTGGCTTTTGATAAAGTAATGAAAAATGAAAAGTATTACAGCCAATCTGTAGTAAAGATGTTGAACCAAACGACTCACAATGCTATTGAAATTGATCAATATGATAAACAGATATTAGTTCATTTGTCAAAAAGAGCTGCAATCAATGAGATGCTCCAGAATATTCCAATTTCTATAAATGCGATAGAAAAAAGAAAAGCACATCTAAAAGAATTATTGAAAATAAGAAGTGGTTCTGATGATGATTTGGTGAGAGAAGCTAAAAGTAAAGGGCTTTTTTAA
- a CDS encoding tetratricopeptide repeat-containing sensor histidine kinase translates to MKNNCVILFLFCLVLLSCVNKNKDPKNLDSQEDSLTVYLSKAKDVNLTTEDKKTYNEKAFDIILDQKDDSINKVNLFKVANRYYNMGDLKEYLITTELILERSLNSKDSVNMAKAYSYLGDYYVSQSISDSAFMNYFKAEKVYLKIKDKYNLAKTFLNKANLQFNEGDYFESEISVFKALRILKEEKNVNDLLYDCYNLLGLLYNEREEYQKALDFHYNALKIVKDKSMPAEFQLQATSLNNIGYVNLKKENYRAAKMYFQKALNEDNLYKQNKELYAIVLDNLAYSKFRLRETKDLFIQFDNALKIRDTLGLKSGVVLSKLHLSEYFAYKRDTLTAIEYCNQALVLSRRSNQIANTLDVLKQIAIIDPGNASKYSREYIKLNDKMLKAERKMGEKFSRIEYETNEIKDQNSNLQEKNKTLVYVFSICTLLGLFFYVYKTQQAKNRELLFKQQQQIANEDIYNLMISQQNEIEQTRIQEKKRVAQELHDGVLGRMFGIRISLDGLDQVEEAEASSKRKKYLAELKNIEQDIREISHDLNREKSELINNFVVILNKLFENQINTFSSKLITSFDPDIKWELISNIVKINLYRIIQEGLQNCNKYAKADFIKVEFKNEDDHLVLIIEDDGVGFNVNRTKNGIGLHNIEYRAAECKGAVTIKSAKGEGTALIVKIPIDPNNNLHNNDI, encoded by the coding sequence TTGAAAAATAATTGTGTAATATTATTCCTTTTTTGCCTTGTTTTGTTGAGTTGTGTCAATAAAAACAAAGATCCTAAAAACCTAGACTCACAAGAAGATAGTCTTACAGTTTACCTATCTAAGGCTAAAGATGTAAATCTGACAACAGAAGATAAAAAGACTTATAATGAGAAAGCATTTGATATAATTTTAGATCAAAAGGACGATTCTATTAATAAAGTGAATCTTTTTAAAGTTGCAAATAGATATTATAATATGGGTGACTTGAAGGAATATTTAATAACAACAGAGCTAATTTTAGAGCGATCCTTAAATTCTAAAGATTCTGTTAATATGGCAAAAGCTTACAGTTATTTAGGAGATTATTATGTTTCACAATCCATATCTGATAGTGCTTTTATGAACTATTTCAAGGCAGAAAAAGTTTATTTGAAAATAAAAGACAAATATAATTTAGCTAAGACATTTTTAAATAAAGCAAATCTTCAGTTTAATGAAGGGGATTATTTCGAAAGTGAAATTAGCGTTTTTAAAGCATTACGAATTTTAAAGGAAGAGAAAAATGTCAATGATCTGCTTTATGATTGTTACAACTTATTAGGACTCTTATATAATGAACGAGAAGAATACCAAAAAGCACTTGATTTTCATTATAATGCCTTAAAAATAGTTAAGGATAAATCCATGCCTGCTGAATTTCAATTGCAAGCAACATCACTAAATAATATTGGTTATGTTAACTTAAAGAAAGAAAATTACAGAGCAGCAAAAATGTATTTTCAAAAAGCATTAAATGAAGATAATTTATATAAGCAAAATAAGGAGTTGTATGCTATTGTTTTAGATAACTTAGCCTATTCCAAGTTTAGATTGAGAGAAACGAAAGATTTATTTATTCAGTTTGATAACGCACTAAAAATAAGAGATACTCTAGGACTTAAATCTGGTGTAGTTTTAAGTAAATTACATTTGTCTGAATATTTTGCCTACAAAAGAGATACTCTTACAGCTATTGAATATTGTAATCAGGCTTTGGTTTTGTCAAGGAGATCGAATCAAATAGCTAATACGTTAGATGTACTTAAACAGATAGCAATTATTGATCCGGGAAATGCATCAAAATATTCTAGAGAATATATCAAGCTAAATGATAAAATGCTTAAAGCAGAACGAAAGATGGGAGAAAAATTTTCCCGAATCGAATATGAAACCAATGAAATAAAAGATCAGAACTCTAATCTTCAGGAAAAAAATAAAACTTTGGTTTATGTTTTTAGTATTTGTACATTGCTTGGGCTGTTTTTTTATGTGTATAAAACACAGCAGGCCAAAAATCGAGAATTGCTTTTTAAGCAGCAGCAGCAGATTGCAAATGAAGATATTTACAATTTGATGATTTCACAGCAAAACGAAATTGAACAGACCAGAATACAAGAAAAGAAAAGAGTTGCACAGGAATTACACGATGGTGTTTTGGGCAGAATGTTTGGAATCAGAATCAGTTTAGATGGTTTGGATCAAGTAGAGGAGGCTGAAGCAAGTTCTAAAAGGAAAAAATATCTGGCAGAGCTTAAAAATATTGAGCAGGATATTCGTGAAATTTCTCATGATTTAAATAGAGAAAAATCCGAATTAATTAATAATTTTGTCGTAATTCTTAATAAACTATTTGAAAATCAGATAAATACATTTAGTTCGAAATTAATTACTTCTTTCGATCCTGATATTAAATGGGAATTGATTAGCAATATTGTCAAAATCAATTTGTATCGAATTATTCAAGAAGGACTTCAAAATTGTAATAAATATGCTAAAGCAGATTTTATTAAAGTAGAGTTTAAGAATGAAGACGATCATTTGGTACTAATAATCGAAGATGACGGAGTAGGATTTAATGTCAATAGAACCAAAAACGGAATAGGCCTGCATAATATCGAATATAGAGCAGCAGAATGTAAGGGGGCAGTTACTATAAAATCTGCCAAAGGAGAAGGAACAGCCTTAATTGTAAAAATCCCAATAGATCCCAATAATAACCTGCATAATAATGACATTTGA
- a CDS encoding LytR/AlgR family response regulator transcription factor, with amino-acid sequence MKKYSYIIIDDDAESILKTQTTADGFSELSFMASASNFHEGLNLILEHKPALVFLEIDPKNKASELSLSFISELHRFFQEIPKIIITTHKKDKAFDAIQYGVSDYFLKPVAHVDLLKTVLKLKKANLESKTALLKEEPTSIVIDNVNNVTIPQNVEKPLTICIKSYGDYRYLNAADICYFQADNNSTDIYLNTGEMITAFKTLKHFESVLTYPFIRIHNSYVINRNYIARIHSGNSICYIKNSSKKIPFSKTYKTNVDLIISDFAAGNYLEI; translated from the coding sequence TTGAAAAAGTATTCGTATATTATTATTGATGATGATGCTGAAAGTATTTTGAAGACCCAAACAACCGCCGACGGTTTTTCAGAATTATCTTTTATGGCTTCGGCATCAAATTTTCACGAAGGCTTAAATTTGATTTTAGAACACAAACCAGCCTTGGTTTTTCTGGAAATTGATCCAAAAAATAAGGCAAGCGAATTATCCTTGTCTTTTATCAGTGAACTGCATCGCTTCTTTCAGGAAATTCCAAAAATTATTATTACAACCCATAAAAAAGACAAAGCCTTTGATGCTATTCAATATGGTGTCTCTGATTATTTTTTAAAACCTGTTGCGCATGTTGATCTTCTAAAAACAGTTTTGAAGCTTAAAAAAGCCAATTTAGAGTCAAAAACAGCGCTGTTGAAAGAAGAACCAACTTCTATCGTAATCGATAATGTAAATAATGTAACCATTCCGCAGAATGTCGAAAAACCTTTAACGATCTGCATCAAATCCTATGGTGATTATCGATATTTAAATGCAGCCGATATTTGTTATTTTCAAGCCGATAATAATTCGACCGATATTTATTTGAATACTGGTGAAATGATTACGGCATTTAAAACGTTAAAGCATTTTGAGAGTGTTTTGACATATCCTTTTATTCGAATTCACAACAGTTATGTAATTAATCGTAATTACATTGCAAGAATTCATAGCGGAAATTCAATCTGTTACATAAAAAACTCTTCCAAAAAAATTCCATTTTCTAAAACCTACAAAACAAACGTCGATCTTATAATTTCCGATTTTGCTGCAGGAAATTACTTAGAAATCTAA
- a CDS encoding glycine--tRNA ligase — translation MAKQEDIFKNVVSHAKEYGFIFPSSEVYDGLSAVYDYAQNGVELKKNIREYWWKSMVQMNENIVGLDAAILMHPTTWKASGHVDAFNDPLIDNKDSKKRYRADVLVEDHAEKIHQKAQKEIDKAKARFGDAFNEQEFITTNARVIEYLAKEKEIRERLGRSLGAGDLADVKALIEELEIADPETGSKNWTEVKQFNLMFGTKLGASAENAMDLYLRPETAQGIFVNFLNVQKSGRMKVPFGIAQTGKAFRNEIVARQFIFRMREFEQMEMQFFVRPGEEMKSYEYWKETRLKWHLSLGLGKENYRFHDHEKLAHYANAAADIEFNFPFGFKELEGIHSRTDFDLKAHEEYSGRKLQYFDPELNENYVPYVVETSVGLDRMFLAVFATSLKEETLEDGSTRTVLKLPAVLAPTKAAVLPLVKKDGLPEVSRKIIEDLKWDFNVAYDEKDAVGRRYRRQDALGTPFCITVDHQTLEDETVTIRHRDTMKQDRVKIAELRGIIENEVSMKNWLMKM, via the coding sequence ATGGCAAAACAAGAAGATATATTTAAGAATGTGGTTTCGCACGCAAAAGAGTACGGATTTATTTTTCCGTCAAGCGAAGTTTACGACGGATTAAGTGCAGTCTACGATTATGCACAAAATGGAGTCGAGTTAAAAAAGAATATCCGTGAATATTGGTGGAAATCAATGGTTCAGATGAATGAAAATATTGTCGGCCTTGATGCTGCGATATTGATGCACCCAACAACTTGGAAAGCTTCAGGCCACGTTGATGCATTCAATGACCCATTAATTGATAATAAAGATTCTAAAAAGAGATATAGAGCTGACGTTTTGGTTGAAGATCATGCTGAAAAAATTCACCAAAAAGCACAAAAAGAAATTGACAAAGCAAAAGCTCGTTTTGGAGATGCATTCAACGAACAAGAGTTCATTACAACTAATGCTCGTGTTATTGAATATTTGGCTAAAGAAAAAGAAATTAGAGAGCGTTTAGGGCGTTCTTTAGGTGCAGGTGATTTGGCTGATGTAAAAGCTTTGATTGAAGAGCTTGAAATTGCTGATCCTGAAACTGGTTCTAAAAACTGGACAGAGGTAAAACAATTTAACTTAATGTTCGGAACAAAACTAGGTGCATCTGCAGAGAATGCAATGGATTTATATTTGCGTCCAGAAACAGCACAGGGTATTTTCGTAAACTTTTTGAATGTTCAGAAATCAGGTCGTATGAAAGTTCCTTTCGGAATTGCTCAGACGGGTAAAGCGTTTAGAAACGAGATTGTGGCAAGACAATTTATTTTCCGTATGCGTGAGTTTGAACAAATGGAAATGCAATTTTTTGTTCGTCCAGGAGAAGAAATGAAATCATACGAGTACTGGAAAGAAACGCGTTTGAAATGGCATTTATCTTTAGGATTAGGAAAAGAAAATTACCGTTTTCACGATCACGAAAAATTAGCACACTACGCAAATGCGGCGGCGGATATCGAATTTAATTTCCCATTTGGATTCAAAGAATTGGAAGGAATTCACTCTCGTACCGATTTCGATTTAAAAGCACACGAAGAATATTCAGGAAGAAAATTACAATATTTTGATCCAGAATTAAACGAAAACTATGTTCCTTATGTAGTAGAAACTTCAGTAGGTTTAGATCGTATGTTCTTGGCAGTTTTTGCAACTTCATTAAAAGAAGAAACATTAGAAGATGGTTCTACAAGAACAGTTTTAAAATTACCAGCGGTTTTAGCACCAACTAAAGCAGCGGTTTTACCATTAGTTAAAAAAGATGGTTTGCCAGAAGTTTCCAGAAAAATTATCGAAGATTTGAAATGGGATTTCAATGTGGCGTATGATGAAAAAGATGCTGTAGGACGTCGTTACAGAAGACAAGATGCTTTAGGAACGCCTTTCTGTATTACAGTGGATCATCAGACATTGGAAGACGAAACGGTAACGATTCGTCATAGAGATACAATGAAACAAGACCGTGTGAAAATTGCTGAATTAAGAGGTATTATCGAAAACGAAGTTTCGATGAAAAACTGGTTAATGAAAATGTAA
- a CDS encoding ComF family protein yields MINYLINLFFPKVCDGCRTLLLQNETVFCTSCRHEMPLTQYHLDPKNEAIKKFYGKIDIQFASAFLYFNKKGMVQELIHNLKYKGHQEIGTVLGNWYAEDLKELQLEIPFDVVIPVPLHKKKFKERGYNQVTNFGKAIASSFQIPFNENILFRKVYSKTQSKKNLLGRSENIENIFDVISTEENQNKHFLIVDDVLTTGATLEACARALLKIPDAKISIVCMAMAHS; encoded by the coding sequence GTGATTAATTATCTAATAAATTTGTTTTTCCCGAAAGTCTGTGACGGATGTCGAACTCTTTTACTGCAAAATGAAACTGTTTTCTGTACTTCCTGCCGACACGAAATGCCTCTAACTCAATATCATTTAGATCCAAAAAATGAGGCCATAAAAAAGTTTTACGGCAAAATTGACATTCAGTTTGCATCGGCTTTTTTGTATTTTAATAAAAAAGGAATGGTTCAGGAACTCATTCATAATTTAAAATACAAAGGCCATCAGGAAATCGGAACTGTTTTAGGAAACTGGTATGCCGAAGACTTAAAAGAACTTCAACTCGAAATTCCTTTTGATGTTGTAATTCCTGTTCCGCTTCATAAAAAGAAATTTAAAGAACGAGGTTATAATCAGGTGACAAATTTTGGAAAGGCAATTGCTTCTAGTTTTCAAATTCCTTTCAATGAAAATATTCTGTTTCGAAAAGTGTACTCCAAAACACAATCCAAGAAAAATCTTTTAGGCCGTTCTGAAAATATTGAAAACATATTTGATGTAATTTCAACAGAAGAAAATCAAAACAAACATTTTCTGATTGTTGACGATGTGCTTACAACGGGTGCAACACTTGAAGCTTGCGCCAGGGCACTGCTAAAAATTCCTGACGCAAAAATCAGTATTGTTTGTATGGCGATGGCGCACTCTTAA